One window from the genome of Mastacembelus armatus chromosome 18, fMasArm1.2, whole genome shotgun sequence encodes:
- the LOC113139969 gene encoding coxsackievirus and adenovirus receptor homolog isoform X1 yields the protein MSACVTWMVSVGLIGSSVLGPVYGGKLDPEQIEAKPGENVTLQCRGPKDDEIVMLRWVRPDLKSGGYVFYFRENRRNEDHQYESFHGRVDLRDPEMKDGDFSVILKKVRISDTGSYECYVGIKGNKPKLINNMSLKVEYPDITAEPGQTVTLPCRAPSSSEIRTVEWTRPDLDPEEIFVYLDRRFDPDNQHPSFKERVELKDSQMKDGDVSVTLKDVTFTDTGTYECRVFQGQSKAPELTSIFHLRVSAGHGHVGLAVGLTVVGILLLVAAVVGFMFYRKRSRPTDQNPNPRPEQTPMNPKGTGSDQLGSGPAAVRDQSNTVSPES from the exons ATGTCTGCCTGTGTCACATGGATGGTTTCTGTGGGTCTGATCGGATCCTCGGTGCTGGGTCCTGTCTATGGAGGTAAGCTGG ACCCAGAACAGATCGAAGCCAAACCTGGAGAAAACGTCACTCTTCAGTGTCGAGGACCCAAAGATGATGAGATTGTAATGTTAAGGTGGGTCAGACCTGATCTGAAGTCAGGGGGTTATGTCTTCTACTTCAGAGAGAACCGCAGAAATGAAGACCACCAATATGAATCTTTTCATGGTCGAGTGGATCTGAGAGATCCTGAGATGAAGGACGGAGACTTTTCTGTGATTCTGAAGAAAGTCAGGATCAGCGACACTGGATCATATGAATGTTACGTTGGAATCAAAGGAAACAAACCAAAGCTCATCAACAACATGAGCCTGAAGGTGGAATATCCAG acatcacagctgaacctggacAGACTGTCACTCTGCCATGTCGAGctcccagcagctcagagatcaGAACTGTGGAGTGGACCAGACCTGATCTGGATCCAGAAGAAATCTTTGTGTACCTGGACAGGAGGTTTGACCCAGACAACCAGCATCCATCTTTTAAGGAgcgggtggagctgaaggactcacagatgaaggatggagacgtgtctgtgactctgaaggatGTGACGTTTACTGACACTGGGACATACGAGTGTCGTGTCTTCCAGGGTCAATCAAAAGCACCTGAACTCACCAGCATCTTCCACCTGAGAGtctcagcag gtcatGGACATGTTGGACTGGCTGTGGGTCTGACAGTTGTTGGTATTttgcttcttgttgctgctgttgttggtttTATGTTCTATAGAAAACGATCCAGACCCACAGACCAGAATCCAAACCCACGTCCTGAACAAACACCAATGAACCCAAAGGGAACTGGGTCAGACCAGTTGGgctctggtcctgctgctgtcagggacCAGTCCAACACAGTCAGCCCAGAGTCTTGA
- the LOC113139969 gene encoding coxsackievirus and adenovirus receptor homolog isoform X2, producing the protein MSACVTWMVSVGLIGSSVLGPVYGDPEQIEAKPGENVTLQCRGPKDDEIVMLRWVRPDLKSGGYVFYFRENRRNEDHQYESFHGRVDLRDPEMKDGDFSVILKKVRISDTGSYECYVGIKGNKPKLINNMSLKVEYPDITAEPGQTVTLPCRAPSSSEIRTVEWTRPDLDPEEIFVYLDRRFDPDNQHPSFKERVELKDSQMKDGDVSVTLKDVTFTDTGTYECRVFQGQSKAPELTSIFHLRVSAGHGHVGLAVGLTVVGILLLVAAVVGFMFYRKRSRPTDQNPNPRPEQTPMNPKGTGSDQLGSGPAAVRDQSNTVSPES; encoded by the exons ATGTCTGCCTGTGTCACATGGATGGTTTCTGTGGGTCTGATCGGATCCTCGGTGCTGGGTCCTGTCTATGGAG ACCCAGAACAGATCGAAGCCAAACCTGGAGAAAACGTCACTCTTCAGTGTCGAGGACCCAAAGATGATGAGATTGTAATGTTAAGGTGGGTCAGACCTGATCTGAAGTCAGGGGGTTATGTCTTCTACTTCAGAGAGAACCGCAGAAATGAAGACCACCAATATGAATCTTTTCATGGTCGAGTGGATCTGAGAGATCCTGAGATGAAGGACGGAGACTTTTCTGTGATTCTGAAGAAAGTCAGGATCAGCGACACTGGATCATATGAATGTTACGTTGGAATCAAAGGAAACAAACCAAAGCTCATCAACAACATGAGCCTGAAGGTGGAATATCCAG acatcacagctgaacctggacAGACTGTCACTCTGCCATGTCGAGctcccagcagctcagagatcaGAACTGTGGAGTGGACCAGACCTGATCTGGATCCAGAAGAAATCTTTGTGTACCTGGACAGGAGGTTTGACCCAGACAACCAGCATCCATCTTTTAAGGAgcgggtggagctgaaggactcacagatgaaggatggagacgtgtctgtgactctgaaggatGTGACGTTTACTGACACTGGGACATACGAGTGTCGTGTCTTCCAGGGTCAATCAAAAGCACCTGAACTCACCAGCATCTTCCACCTGAGAGtctcagcag gtcatGGACATGTTGGACTGGCTGTGGGTCTGACAGTTGTTGGTATTttgcttcttgttgctgctgttgttggtttTATGTTCTATAGAAAACGATCCAGACCCACAGACCAGAATCCAAACCCACGTCCTGAACAAACACCAATGAACCCAAAGGGAACTGGGTCAGACCAGTTGGgctctggtcctgctgctgtcagggacCAGTCCAACACAGTCAGCCCAGAGTCTTGA
- the LOC113140459 gene encoding Fc receptor-like B: protein MGQTRLQCLISLLSVLSCTTDQARLTLSPSSSQFFEGDFVSLSCEEDDSSTGWTLRRNTTRETRTQCGPDWGTSAGSSCTISLTVPLDSGVYWCESREGATSQSINITVSGGAVILQSPVLPVMEGENITLICRTQTSSDLPADFYKHGSLVIDRPTGHVTILHVSKADEGVYRCNIRGHGESPPSWISVTGTPTTTAPPTTVAPPPDPAPVQQVFTVVRYLVVFCPYVISTVLMVSLYRHRPTGNHLSVSMVMTPPTHAEQGLEDDHDDVTTEHQF from the exons ATGGGACAAACCCGTCTTCAGTGTCTGATCT ctttgctgtcagtgctgagctgcacaacagaccaag CTCGTCTGACTCtgagtcccagcagctcccagtttTTTGAAGGAGActttgtgtctctgagctgtgaggaggacgacagctctactggatggaccctgaggaggaacacaaccagagaaaccaggactcagtgtggacctgactggggaacatcagctggttcGTCCTGCACCATCAGTCTCACAGTCCCTTTggacagtggagtttactggtgtgagtccagagagggagcaaccagtcagagcatcaacatcactgtcagtg gtggagcagtgatcctgcagagtcctgtcctccctgtgatggagggagaaaacatcaccctgatctgTAGAACCCAGACATCCTCCGACCTCCCAGCTGATTTCTATAAACACGGCTCCCTCGTCATCGATCGGCCTACGGGTCACgtgaccatcctccatgtttccaaggccgatgaaggcgtctacaggtgtaacatcaggggccatggagagtctccacccagctggatctctgtcacag GAACACCTACAACCACAGCCCCGCCCACCACTGTAGCCCCACCCCCAGACCCCGCCCCCGTCCAGCAGGTGTTCACAGTGGTCCGTTACCTGGTGGTGTTCTGTCCCTACgtcatctccactgtcctcaTGGTGTCTCTGTATCGACACAGACCCACAG gaaatcacctgtctgtctccatggtgatgaCCCCGCCCACCCATGCTGAGCAGGGATTGGAGGATGACCATGATGACGTCACCACAGAGCATCAGTTCTGA
- the LOC113139969 gene encoding coxsackievirus and adenovirus receptor homolog isoform X3 — protein MSACVTWMVSVGLIGSSVLGPVYGGKLDPEQIEAKPGENVTLQCRGPKDDEIVMLRWVRPDLKSGGYVFYFRENRRNEDHQYESFHGRVDLRDPEMKDGDFSVILKKVRISDTGSYECYVGIKGNKPKLINNMSLKVEYPDITAEPGQTVTLPCRAPSSSEIRTVEWTRPDLDPEEIFVYLDRRFDPDNQHPSFKERVELKDSQMKDGDVSVTLKDVTFTDTGTYECRVFQGQSKAPELTSIFHLRVSAVTSDKLDGKVFAFLSITN, from the exons ATGTCTGCCTGTGTCACATGGATGGTTTCTGTGGGTCTGATCGGATCCTCGGTGCTGGGTCCTGTCTATGGAGGTAAGCTGG ACCCAGAACAGATCGAAGCCAAACCTGGAGAAAACGTCACTCTTCAGTGTCGAGGACCCAAAGATGATGAGATTGTAATGTTAAGGTGGGTCAGACCTGATCTGAAGTCAGGGGGTTATGTCTTCTACTTCAGAGAGAACCGCAGAAATGAAGACCACCAATATGAATCTTTTCATGGTCGAGTGGATCTGAGAGATCCTGAGATGAAGGACGGAGACTTTTCTGTGATTCTGAAGAAAGTCAGGATCAGCGACACTGGATCATATGAATGTTACGTTGGAATCAAAGGAAACAAACCAAAGCTCATCAACAACATGAGCCTGAAGGTGGAATATCCAG acatcacagctgaacctggacAGACTGTCACTCTGCCATGTCGAGctcccagcagctcagagatcaGAACTGTGGAGTGGACCAGACCTGATCTGGATCCAGAAGAAATCTTTGTGTACCTGGACAGGAGGTTTGACCCAGACAACCAGCATCCATCTTTTAAGGAgcgggtggagctgaaggactcacagatgaaggatggagacgtgtctgtgactctgaaggatGTGACGTTTACTGACACTGGGACATACGAGTGTCGTGTCTTCCAGGGTCAATCAAAAGCACCTGAACTCACCAGCATCTTCCACCTGAGAGtctcagcag TTACCAGTGACAAGTTAGATGGCAAAGTCTTTGCATTCCTTTCAATCACTAATTGA